The DNA window CTCTAGTATGGTGTGAcaggatgttttagccaaaaatttgccaaagggggagattgaaggtgtttgcatgttggctgcattattggtaaaatatacctggttgattgtgtatatgcaggttgcatatatgtttggagctaatacaggttttgtagtgaatgtcatgatcgatgtcatgacatccatgtgtgacagcaggagttgttagtgtttattaattttgtttcctgatttatcacttttatctgtttaggaaactttttattgagtgctgcaaatttcgttcagaagatcctactgaaagcacattgtgtaacagacaactggcgtgtgaattaggttaaccttgttaaccctaatgtgtttcttaaaaagcccaaggcccaagactgcatataaaaagacctgcaatcctaatttgaaacgcagacagaagattgtgtattgtgaagaactgctgttctgtaactgtctcttgtgatccacgctattatctttaATGATTgtgttggaattagtttgtgtttttgttgtgtcactctaagcttttaagcacgagtgtgtgtctcttgattgaagcttttaagcagatcaaggtgtgtttttgaagtgtgtcttctatctgtaattgtttattgtttatgtgtaatcactgctatgattgagggggagtggaatggagatattccatatctaggtagaacctaggtagaagggtcattgggtagtgcttaagtgagaagttgtaaacgggggagtttagctttgaattgatactactgatagtggacttcatccctggcttggtagcccccagagtaggttgtttgaaccgaactgggtaaacaattatgtgtgttctttactgttttatgttgttttgttattaCTATCCGTGCtgcataattgtggatgtcataacctccagtttgacatcgagcgtgtgttactagaattttcagaatccatttcatcttggatagcgtccttctaaaaggaagagtcccttgAAGCTATTACTTCCTTGTAGGTTTTAGGATCATCCTCTACTTAAAGAATTATAGGAATGCTTCGAACAAAATTCTTACAATTTCCTTCAACTAGATAAAAGGAAATAAGTTAAGGATCAATTTCGTGTGGTCCTATATTCTTTGTTTTCCAGAATCTCCTGCTTATCCTAGACTCGGGTTGTGATTCAAAGACCCGAGAAGTGTTTTCAGGTTGTATTTCTGCAATCCGAGAGGAATCCTCTTCACAAGATTCTTTATTTATTGTCGACTCAGATTCATTATCCTTGGTGATAAGATTCTCAAAGAAATCTACATCCCAGGATTTTacaattacattagactctaaGCTTAGAAGTCTATATGCTTTACTGTTTTGTGCATATCCTACAAAAGCGCATTTTATCCCTCGAGGACCCAACTTGATTCTTTTAGGATCCATGTTTTTGTAATAGGAtactgataacacgattttatatcgtatatttagcctgaaatccatagatatttatagcattttccgtttattatgctgatttattatgatattacgcgagtttttgctttgtttcaggttttacgctcttattatgactatttgtgaaaaggagaagaaatggagctaaaacgaccactatttatgcctaaaagatgaataatgggtgctgaagtaaaaagggagtgcaaataaggcccaaatgtgCTAAAAGAGACCCAAAAGCCCAaagaagcaatccagcccacgaaggaaccaTTTGTGAGTGGCCCAACTAAATGCTGCaaagaggagacgcacgtctccacgtctcaTTGGCCacgtcagcaaaagggagacgcacgtctccaatcccctacattctctccacttgagacgcacgtctcaagtcttcaaCGAAGCTTCcccaagaatcggagacgcacgtctccaagtccaagTCTGCTGgagctcctcttttcacgcaatccAACTGCAAAGCCTCGCCTAAAAATAGAGGCAGATACTTCACTTCAACCTGTCCGATTTCCttctaacgaagtgctgccgaaattgtaccgtgcattatattttctgccttcctttaattcaaacagttattttctcacaacgatttctacaccggaaattgttgtgaaccttttataaatctagccttacgttagatttattgccttttattttccttgttttattttccgtccgtttaaattccgaagaacgatccagccaactgttgaatagtatattcaaggcaaatatttttaaatcgtatccacagagattgggtgatattaccgccgttctatagttactattattttaagtttgaaaggtaataaagttgttttgttttgaatctCTATTTGTTCTAATCAAGACAATTGTAAGACAATAAACTAAAacttgtttcaataataaaagaatgaCAAGATTGGTTTGGTTTCACTACCCCTATcttctatgtgactttaacaacaAATGCATAACTTCATTAATGGTGAAATGCTCTAGTATCCTcccaacaatgtttatgtctaaacaaaattgtgaaagttaatatattaatctttagatgatctctcactctaactatcaatatactaatcttgattgtttgatacaaatagaaaagtagcaaataaatctatctctagcatttattcactatttgataaaatgttgtagaccaagacttgaaatatatttctcaatcataaatcaaatctaaatataaaagataaaacaacaatattcatccatttcaataccaatgaagttcatacaaatgtgctagagaaaatacatagttaacaaggatagctactacctccaatcttgtcaaagagggatttagctactcatcaccatggttgacagcaagaagaatgaagaagaagctaagaacatcaatctctcacaaagttgttcttttctctcccaaaaccctagcctcaatgtttggttcacaatAGAATACAATCTTCTAATTCCCCTtttttatctccctaaataacccctaattcgtactaacttttcctattcaaaagataagcccaattctcatgacaagtggcaacaaagtaaaagataaaattctgcagcgcagtgtttgcggggcaaacaatgtttgcggggcaaacagtgaAATTCAAAACTGGACTTGTTCAGCATCTAGCAGTTGGCGGCGCAAAGGATGTTTGCGGGGAAAACTTGCCTCATCAacacttcttttgctattccaagtattcaagtaattcctctttgcttccatgatcttcaaaccttaaaaacgctacaaaactaacaaacatgtgaaataacaattcaaatgaactaaaatgaacaaaactgcaaaattattaaattgtatgaataaaagtgtgattattgagtaaaaagtggttaaagggaccaaaaacaatatatgaaaattagtactatttggtccctaacaactctccccaacttaccattttgtttgtccctaaacaaaaattcACAAGAGTAGCAAGAGCAATGCACAAGAGACTGATGACAAGGTAACCGAACACTCAAGTGGCTCAAAAGTATAAGTCTTTTCAAAGTACACTCACCACAATGCTAaaacaaagcatgagaaagaatgatggcaaagtgcaaattattatcaagaaattccaaaagagacatgtcaaaattgaatcaaacctaCACACACATCATAGTAATGATGAATACAAGAGGGTTTACTTTCACTCATCCGAGCATTtaaatcaacaacaactcaaatcatgcGTTCACcataacaatttcaaaaattatgtGCAAAGTGAGAATCAAGAGGGCTTTTATAGGTTGTAGTGTGGCTTGGGTTACAAAGAAAGGATTTTATTAGAGGGAATTTAAACAAAAAGGCTTATCCTAAGGGAGCATTCCTATCAATTCACTTAACAACAACACTTGTTTGAatccccttttctttcttttctttttctttttcttttttttttctcattatttttcaaCAACACATAACGGGaacgattttttttctttttcttgccccATAATTTCAAAATGTGTTGTTCTTTTCTTATTACCACAAAACTCCTAAGTACcactttttcatttgtttttcaatCAACTCTCCTCAACTTTAGGATTCAAACCATATTAGATACAACAATGCTCCCTACATAGACATAGGCACAAGGCAAAATTGCAACCATTGTGGTTGAAGGTTCCAATGAAACAAAAGAAATTAGGATTCATCTACCAAACATATTCAATAATTACATGAATCCTAATATAAGCTCAATGGGGTTAACTAAGAATCACTCCTCACAAGGTTAattgatttaacttttttttggtcaagtggtttttctcaaattcaaacaatgcctctatcactttcacacttttcacaaataagaataatgcatggtttagcatgataaaaatGAATTGAAATAAATTCCGGTATCCCGCATTTAGTGTACAATGGAAAGTTTCCTCACTTGGCTAAGttctaaattttgattcaaaaatgacatGTGACTCAAGGAATTTATGCTAAGCAATTTGCACACACCATCAACTAACCATGTTAAGTCTAGAGAGTGATAAAGTGTACCTTAATTTTCCTTGATACCGATTCTCATCATTGCCACTCGAAGTGTCACAACATCAACTCTTGTCCGTGCCCATTGATTCCTCAAGCTTCTCTTTGTACAAgaacaattaaacaaaattaatttgaaaaGTTAGGCTAATCACTTTCTACCCAAgcacacaattaaacaacaataataaaaatgcaattgtaaagatgttcaaatggtgaaacgagagccaccataaagtacataattaaaaaccaaaaagtgaaaccataaataaataaaacaaaacaaaattaagactataataaaaataaactaaaaaaaatgctACAACACCACTTCAATCCTCTTCTTCATCACCACCACCAACTGTCCCGATCACATCCTCCATTGTATCGTCCTCACTTCCGGTACCGTTGCCTCCTGCACCCCCCCATGAAAAGTGGCCTGCCCACAGGCCAATTTGCGTATGCATCATACTCCGCTTCCAAGGAATGTGGGTGAAGATAGGGTATTAGAATGGGAGATGAGTTTAGTGAGGACGAAAGCGATAGAGTGAGAGGAGAgaagtaaaaataaaagataaaaaaaactaggttaaattaaaagctttttttttttttttttgaaagtggaatttttttttgtactgaagtgtttgcggggcaaacacctGTTCGCGGGGCAAACAAGaaaaattttctttgtaaaattggcttactcactgtttgtgctctgtttgcggggcaaacaatgtttgcggggcaatcactgatgaaaatttctttttcaaaattggctgacctgtttgcggggcaaacacctGTTCGCGGGGCAAACAAGaaaaattttctttgtaaaattggcttactcactgtttgtgctctgtttgcggggcaaacaatgtttgcggggcaaacagacttgaatttttgaaaaatgccAATTTTCACACTTAACTTCCACTTCCTTTCAAAAATAGTTACTAAATAACtctgaaaacaaaaataaaaaagcatAATAGAATTTACTTACGACGTTGGGTTGCCtaccaacaagcgctttgtttaacgtcgttcgaGCTCGACGATTCGATGGTGCACCAAGGCTTGACGAGCGAAATGACACACCATCGCGGCTTGCTTATCCATCGTGGTAGCCTTTGAGTCTTTGTTCCTTTACAGTCCAGCTTTCTTGTGTTTTAGGGTCCTCCACCACAATGGATCCATAATTTCGcacctctttcaaaacaaatggCCCCGACCACTTTGACTTTAACTTACTAGAAAACACCTTGAGTCTTGAATTGCACACAAGCACCATTTGTCCAACTTCAAAGTTTTTGTGATGAGTCTTTCCCTCATGATTTGCCTTGTCCTTGTCCTTGTGAAATTGATTCTCCACCTCAATGATTTCTCCTTTTTCATCATCTATTCGAAAGTTGTCATGTTCATCCTTAGGAGGCTTCATAGACTCAAAAAGAGTAAAAATTACCTCTTTATCTTGCACCCTCACTTTCATAATCCCATCatcaatatcaatcatcattcgggtggtcttcatgaatggtcttccaagtatTAATGGCACATCACGATCCTCCTCCATGTCGACTACCACAAAATCAACCGGGAACAAAAATTTGTCCACCTTTACCAGCATGTCTTGTACAACTCCATATGGTGAAATGATAGACTTATCGGCTAGTTGTAAAGTTATTCTGGTGTGTTTCATCTCAATGTTCCCCAATCTCTTGACAACGGATAAAGGTATTAAATTGATGCTAGACCCCAAATCAACCAAACCATTACTAATGTAGTTACCTCCAATGGTGATCGGTAAAATGACTCGTCCCGGATCGGCTTCCTTTCTTGGGGGAGTTTTTTGAATAATTGCACTACAATGAGCATCAAGCACAACTGTCTCTTCATCCGtgtacttctttttctttgtgagcatttgcttcatgaattttgcatacttGGGCATTTTCTCCAATGCTTCGGAAAATGG is part of the Vicia villosa cultivar HV-30 ecotype Madison, WI linkage group LG2, Vvil1.0, whole genome shotgun sequence genome and encodes:
- the LOC131649086 gene encoding uncharacterized protein LOC131649086 is translated as MANQRSNEAAIKNLENQVGQLAKQLSEQQPVSSFPASTQTNPREHCKAIVTRSGKEINGGIDGGVIVEDDKEIIVENQKGEVVLDDEGEKSEEKVEEELVEKERKEKEGREKNDKKVKRNKKRNENVSTIPLQHLPYPHVQSRKEDARRYARFMDIFKQLHVNIPFSEALEKMPKYAKFMKQMLTKKKKYTDEETVVLDAHCSAIIQKTPPRKEADPGRVILPITIGGNYISNGLVDLGSSINLIPLSVVKRLGNIEMKHTRITLQLADKSIISPYGVVQDMLPPKDEHDNFRIDDEKGEIIEVENQFHKDKDKANHEGKTHHKNFEVGQMVLVCNSRLKVFSSKLKSKWSGPFVLKEVRNYGSIVVEDPKTQESWTVKEQRLKGYHDG